The genomic DNA TCGGCGCGCGCATCGAAGAAGCGGGTGCGGTCCTGCCGCTCGGCGAGCTTGGCGCGCTCCGCCGCCGCGATCTCGTCGAGCAATGCGCGGAGCGCCGGCCCGGTCCTGGAAAGGCCGGCCTGGTAGAAATAGGGGACGCCGCCGCTGTCCTTGCGCTCGGCGGCACGGGTGGCGGCGGCGGCAAGCTCGGTGCCGCGCACCCTGTACAGCTCGCGCAGCCGGTCGACGCGGGCGCGCTGGCCGACGTCGCGGGCCAAGCGCTGGAGCTGCTGGATCTGCCGCCCCGCCTGTCGCCAGTCGTTGTAGTAGAGAAGGCCCGTTTCGCGCTTCTCGTCGAGCACGAAGCGGCCGAGCGTCGCTTCGGCGCGCGCCAGATTGGCGTCCATCGCGCGGGTGAGGAGCACGACATTCTGAGTGTGCCGTTCGGCCGCCAGCGCCGCATCGCGGTTGCGGTTGGCGAGCGTCACCATGACGAGCAACAGGATGAGGAGGATCGTCGCCAGCAGCGCGCCGATGCTGGCCCAACTGCGGTGCCACCCCCCGGGGCGGGCTTCGGGAACGGCGTCAAGCATCACGTCCGCCATGCCGCTATCCTAGAGCAAGCCCGCCGCGCGTGCAAAGCGCGCCGCGGCGCCGGTCAGCCGATCGCTCCGACGGCGCGCCCCGCCGCCTTGAACCGCTCGAGGATCTGATCGACCTGCGTGTCGCTGTGATCGGCGCAGAGCGAGCAGCGGAGCAGGAACATGCCCGCAGGGGTCGCGGGCGGTCGCGCCATGTTGACGTATACGCCTTGCTCGATCAGCGCCTGCCACATCGCCACCGTCTGCGCCTGATCGGGCAACAGGATCGCGATGATCGCGGACTGCGCCTCGGGCGTAGCGATGTTGAAGCCGAGATCGCGCAGCCCCTTGTGGAGCCGCTTGCTGTTCTTCCAGAGGTGCGCGCGCTTATCCCCGGCGTGCATAAGCTTGCGGATCGAGGTCGCCGCGGTCGCAACCACGCTGGGCGGCAGCGACGCGGTGAAGACATAGGGCCGGCAGACCAGGCGCAGCACTTCGAACTTGGGATGGTTCGAAACGATAAAGCCGCCGACGGTGCCGACCGACTTGGAAAAGGTGCCGATGACGAAATCGACATCGGCCTCCACGCCCGCTTCCTCGAAGACACCGCGTCCATTGGGGCCGAAAAAGCCCATGCCGTGCGCTTCGTCGACCGCGATCATCGCGCCGTGCTTCTTGGCGACCGCGACCATCTCTTTCAGCGGCGCGATGTCGCCCAGCATCGAATATACGCCTTCCAGCACGACGAGCCGGCCGCCAGTGGCGGGCAGGCGGCCGAGGCGCTTGTCGAGGTCCTCGACGCTATTGTGACGGAAGCGGACGATCTGGGCGTTACCGAGCGCGCAGCCGTCGTAGATCGACGCATGGCTGTCGGCGTCGAGGATGATGTAATCCTCCTTGCCCGCGATCGTCGACATGAGGCCGAGATTGGCCTGATAGCCGGTCGAGAAGACCATGGCATATTCGGTGCCGTAGAAGGCCTTCAGCGCCTCTTCGCACTCCTTGTGGCCCTGATAGGTGCCGTTGAGGACGCGGCTGCCGGTGGTGCCCGATCCGAAATCGTCGAGCGCCTGCTTCCCCGCGGCGACGACATCGGGATCGAAGGTCATTCCCATGTAATTATAGGTGCCTAGGAGGATCGTCTCCTTGCCCTTGATCATCGCGAGGGTGGGGGAGAGCACCTCGTCCATCACGATGCCGAACGGATCGCGCACGCCGGTGTCTAGCAGCGCCTGCCGCTCGGCGATCAGCGCATCGAACTTGCTGAAGAGATCGCCCGTCGCCGCATCGTCGGCACTCTGGCGATCGGGATCGTCCGGGGTCATCACCGCTTCGCTCATCGCGTCAGGCGTCGTTCTTGAGGTCTTCGACGGCGTCGACCAGCTGGCCGACAGTCTCTATTTCCGCCTGCTGATTCATGGTGATGAGGATGTCGAACTCATCCTCCACCGACGCTACGAAATCCATCACGATCAGGCTGTCCCACTCGAGGTCGCCCGCGAAGGTCGTCTTCTCGGCGATCTCGACACCCTTGCGGTTGAACGGCGCGATCAGCCCCGCCACCTTGGCGAACGTTTCTTCCCTGTCGGTCATGCCGGTTCCTTATGTCCCGGCACCGCCCCTGCCAAGCGAATAGGGCAGAAAACGGGCAGCGCGGCGGCGCCCAAAAACGCCTTCCCTCGACGCTTGGCAAAAATTCGCTGTCATGCAAGTGTCATAGCCAAGGGTCTGGGGAATGCTTGCAATGTCAGAACAGGAATCCGGAAAGCCGGATCCGGCGTTTTCGTCGAATGCGATTCATCTGGTGCGGACGGCGCAGCAGATTCATGTGCAATTGTCCGCGATGGCGGATCACAAGGCGTCGATCCTGATGGGCGCGACCTTCGTGATCTTCACCATCTCGATCGGTCAGGCGCGGACGTCCGCGGCGCCGGTGCCGCTGCTCATCCTCGGCGCGGCGGCTTTCTTTTCGGCGGTGTTCGCAGTGCTCGCGATCCTTCCTGCAACGCGCTACGGCCAGAAGGGGCCGCTCAACCTCCTTTTCTTCGGCTCGTTCACCCAGCTCGAGGAGGACGAGTATCTCGACAAGGTGATCGGCCGCCTTCACGCCGACGAGGACGTGTTCCGCACGATGGCGCGCGATATTTTCCAGAACGGGCAGGTGCTGGCGCGCAAGAAATACCGGTTGCTGGGCTTCGCCTATCGCATCTTTCTGGTCGGGCTGACGGCGAGCTTCGGCGCCTTCCTATTCGAATATTGGCGCGATCTGATCTAGCGCTTCAGCCAGCCCTCGCGGCGATACCATTCGGCGGTTTCCAGAAGGCCGGTTTGCGTCTTGACCGCAGGCTGCCAAAGCGCCGCAGGCGGACGTTTCTCCGCGCTGACCACCCAGTCGGGGTGACAGAAATAGCGGACTCGATCGGGGGTGAGCTGCGCTCGACTGCGACGGAGCAGCCGGTCGATCCGCGCGGCGCCGCCGAGCGCGAGGCGGGGCAGGGCGAGGGTGGTCGCGCGTTTGCCGAGCAACCGCGCCAGCGTGCGCGCGAAATGGCGATGCTCCCAGCCGTCCTGCCGCCCGTCGTCCGGTTCGTAGGTCTCCGAGATCGTGTCCGGTTCGTCGAGCACGGCGAGGATGAGGCGGCACAGATCCTCGACGTGGATCAGCGAGAAGCTGCCGCCCGGCGGCAACGCCACGAAGCCGCGGCGCGCCATTCGGAACAGCTCCAGCGTCTCA from Allosphingosinicella indica includes the following:
- the spt gene encoding serine palmitoyltransferase, with product MTPDDPDRQSADDAATGDLFSKFDALIAERQALLDTGVRDPFGIVMDEVLSPTLAMIKGKETILLGTYNYMGMTFDPDVVAAGKQALDDFGSGTTGSRVLNGTYQGHKECEEALKAFYGTEYAMVFSTGYQANLGLMSTIAGKEDYIILDADSHASIYDGCALGNAQIVRFRHNSVEDLDKRLGRLPATGGRLVVLEGVYSMLGDIAPLKEMVAVAKKHGAMIAVDEAHGMGFFGPNGRGVFEEAGVEADVDFVIGTFSKSVGTVGGFIVSNHPKFEVLRLVCRPYVFTASLPPSVVATAATSIRKLMHAGDKRAHLWKNSKRLHKGLRDLGFNIATPEAQSAIIAILLPDQAQTVAMWQALIEQGVYVNMARPPATPAGMFLLRCSLCADHSDTQVDQILERFKAAGRAVGAIG
- a CDS encoding acyl carrier protein — translated: MTDREETFAKVAGLIAPFNRKGVEIAEKTTFAGDLEWDSLIVMDFVASVEDEFDILITMNQQAEIETVGQLVDAVEDLKNDA
- a CDS encoding Pycsar system effector family protein, translated to MRTAQQIHVQLSAMADHKASILMGATFVIFTISIGQARTSAAPVPLLILGAAAFFSAVFAVLAILPATRYGQKGPLNLLFFGSFTQLEEDEYLDKVIGRLHADEDVFRTMARDIFQNGQVLARKKYRLLGFAYRIFLVGLTASFGAFLFEYWRDLI